Within the Naumovozyma castellii chromosome 1, complete genome genome, the region ATATACGGCCACCAAATATTGTGGATAGAACCCCAAAACGAACAAGTTCAAAATCTTTAAGAATTCCGAAACAGACAAGACCACATTCTAAATCCATCGGCTCTACACCAGTGCCACCCGATGTAATTGCAAGCAATAAAAGAAGAACGAGGTTGTTCTCATGGCTTCATAAGCCCGGTATTTTAAGTGATACTGGCGATTTGACTGCTACTGATGACGATAtcgatgaagaaaatacaGAATTATATGGTCAATCACCAATGAGTACACAATCCACCTCTTACATAGCCAGACAAAATTTAGCAGGACCATCGAGGACTACCAGATCATTTAGTGGGAACAGtacttcttcatcatttaaagtaAGACCGATGTCAATGATGCTATCAGGAAGCAATAATaaatccattgatgaattagattCAGTACCAGTAAGTGAGGATAAACAATTAGAACaatcaaaaaatgaaaatagtTTTCAAGCAAATGAAGAGCGTGCTCCACGGTCGAAGAAGAGAGAATCATGGTTCCAGAGATTGACACTCTCTGGTTCTGTAACTAGGGAATAgaaataatcaaataaaaaaaaaaaaatgcaaGGACTGTATGATGTGtaatttaaataaacaTTATAGATTGGAAATATATAACTGTTTTGTATCATTAATTATTCTAGTAATATATCATTCTTCCAATTGCACAATAAAGTTGAGCATGCGGACACTTGCTATAGAATATCAAAACTAGTCTAGTATGATTTGACCATCATCGGTCTCATCGATTTTagatttcttcatttcATGATTCTCTGAagtaatttcatcatccaacTTCCTCTTTTTACCTTTTGGGATctcctcctcctcttcatctAGAATAACAATCTCACcatcaatgatttcttcatttaCCTCTTCTTGTTTTGCCTTTTCATCCTCCATCTTTTTGTCTTCCTCGGAAATTTGCTTTATCCATTCAACATCTATTGGAGGTAAGGTTAGCTTTATAGAATTATCATCTGTGACATTTATGTACAATTCTAATGGTTTACGAACCATGCCAGTTTCCTCATTACCTTCTTCATCCGTCAACAGAATGACCGAACCATTTCTCAAATTAACATCCTTCAACGAACGATCAAGTAGATCTTCAAAATCGTAATCGACCAACAATCTTTGCTCACTGGAATCCAGTAACGAAATATCCTCTGGAAATCCATACTTCTCACGCAGTTTACCTATCAATTCACCCAACGTTATGTTCATGTCATTAATGGAAAGAACTCCTCTGGTTACCTTCATACAGACAGCACATTTGCAGTTTGGTGCAGCCAAATTCGGATTGGAAATGTAACGATCTTGTGATAGGTTGCTAGCTTTTGCAGTAAATGCCATATTTAAGTCTAATGGAGATTCAGTTGGTGCATATTTCAGCAAGTTTAAAACACGAAGGGATACCAAAGAGGATAACCCTGCAATAATTGCATTGGTGGTTGCAATAGCAGGAATAATATTTCCTGCAATTTGTTTGATATCAAAGACAGATTTCAATGGAATgttgaatatattagatCTGATGTTTGCTGCTGTGGCAACAAATTCTAAGGTATCTTGGTCGTCTTtgtcaaattcaattacTTTTTCTGTCCTTATACGTTTCATCAACTTAACAGTAATGGAAACAAATCGAGATAATTGATCTTCAATGGACCATACGGTATTTAAATCTAATTTTTTATCCGCCAGGTCAATCGTCTTCAATTGCGTCTTTGTCAATGGTGTCGGCTTCTCTCTCGTTTTCCATAGGttttcaatcaataatAGCTTATTAATATCCTGAATGAAAAGTTTATCTAAAATATCAGGGATACGAGATTCTTCTTGGTCGACAATAATCTTTTGCAACTCATGTAGTTCATTAGTCTCTTGTTTAATCCTTTTaatttcctcttcatcagtGGTACCCCAATCCTTAGTAtcaacttcatcttcaggACTGGGTTCAGAAGCAAATAATTGATTGAATAAGAAATTCTTAGCCCATACAATACAATGAATCGGTTGTGATGGTGTAGATCTAATAGTACACACAGGAAAGGTCTTCGGTGTCTCCTTTGTGGTACAATCAAAACATTCAGTCTTTCCTGGGATAATTGGTTGAATGTACCCGTCAAATCCTGAGGTACCTGACTCTAGTAACGGAacatgaagaaattgagaTATCTTATTAACGTAACGCCTAGCAGCCAAATTGTCTAAAGCATTGAAAATGAGATCAAATTCGCCAAACCAATGAATGGGGAAACTATTAGCATCCATGATGTTCCCTTGATACGGGACTAACTTTGAGTTGTTAAACAATTGAACTGCCTTGACAGCCGTGGTAGATTTGGGTTGTTTAATGTCACGCTGTCTGAAGAGAAATTGTCTATTCAAGTTAGAAAGATCAATTGTGTCAAGATCAACAATATGGATTTCGCCGAAGTCCATAAGAATCATGTCTTTCAGCAATTCAGAACCAATACCACCGGCACCTACTAATAAACACTTGGTGGAACGTAGTTTTGCATAACTATCTTCGCCCACAATTTTTACAATATTCGTTTCTCTTGGCATTCTCCTTACTAAACTGAAGGGTATAGGTGTTCGATACAAAAATATCTATCGATGGCGATCTATTTAAGAGTGCTTTGGTAATACTTTGccaataaattttcatcatcaatgatTATATCTTTGTTCGCGAGACTTCATTACGCGTTACGAAATTAAAGGTTCGAATAGATAAATAGAGTAGTACATGCCaatcaattgaaacttttgaaCTGATTCTTTAACAAACTAATATATTAGGATCAACGAAAACTACTTCAATTTACAACTCAATAGAACTCAGTTACGTCAATCTTTTTTAGagttaaaaaaattatgcGCAAGCCGGGAATCGAACCCGGGCCCCATGCTTGGGAAGCATGGATTCTAACCACTGAACTACTTGCGCTAACTTATTAAGTTTTTATAAGGTAAAAAATGTTCCGAATAATATGttcaaagaaattccaAGTTTCCAATGGACAACCATTAAATGTATATTGAATGCTTGCTTCTTTCTTATATAAAGAAGGTCATGGTGCTGAAGCAAGATGCTGGCAATCTTTTTAACGTTTGCTCAACAACGAACGCCCTCAATGCATTATAATTTTGTTCATAGCAGAGGGTTTCCGAAATCGAAAATCGAAATAGCTTCAATGTTCAATATCAGTCCTAATCTTTTGATAGTCAGAAATCTGGATAAAAGTAGAACCAAAGAAACATTTAACATCATAGAGCAGAGAATAATAGCCAGATATGGATAATAAGCACAA harbors:
- the UBA2 gene encoding E1 ubiquitin-activating protein UBA2 (ancestral locus Anc_5.472), with product MPRETNIVKIVGEDSYAKLRSTKCLLVGAGGIGSELLKDMILMDFGEIHIVDLDTIDLSNLNRQFLFRQRDIKQPKSTTAVKAVQLFNNSKLVPYQGNIMDANSFPIHWFGEFDLIFNALDNLAARRYVNKISQFLHVPLLESGTSGFDGYIQPIIPGKTECFDCTTKETPKTFPVCTIRSTPSQPIHCIVWAKNFLFNQLFASEPSPEDEVDTKDWGTTDEEEIKRIKQETNELHELQKIIVDQEESRIPDILDKLFIQDINKLLLIENLWKTREKPTPLTKTQLKTIDLADKKLDLNTVWSIEDQLSRFVSITVKLMKRIRTEKVIEFDKDDQDTLEFVATAANIRSNIFNIPLKSVFDIKQIAGNIIPAIATTNAIIAGLSSLVSLRVLNLLKYAPTESPLDLNMAFTAKASNLSQDRYISNPNLAAPNCKCAVCMKVTRGVLSINDMNITLGELIGKLREKYGFPEDISLLDSSEQRLLVDYDFEDLLDRSLKDVNLRNGSVILLTDEEGNEETGMVRKPLELYINVTDDNSIKLTLPPIDVEWIKQISEEDKKMEDEKAKQEEVNEEIIDGEIVILDEEEEEIPKGKKRKLDDEITSENHEMKKSKIDETDDGQIILD